The Puntigrus tetrazona isolate hp1 chromosome 9, ASM1883169v1, whole genome shotgun sequence genome includes the window TGGAAAATTGGCTATATTATAATTAGTGTTTTTAGTAAGGCATCAGTTCctgtaaattttaaatattaattataagatagatatgtttttcagataaaaattactatttttaatgtctCGGATATTCAGGTGGCTTCACAGATCACTGAAGCAATCAACAGGCCTCTGAAATTCACAAACCGGTCAGACAGCTCTGGCCTTTAGAACTCATTTACAtcacatttcatttcacttaaAGACATCTActttcaaaaaaatgcatttaaatatcaaactAGACTACGGTTTTGCGTCTAAAATCTCACcatgtttctttgttttctttaagaaTGAGTGCATGTTTGCGTGGTTTTGTATCCAGCATAAATATGCCAACATAAAGATGCATGCAAATGGCCATTTTATGCTCTTCACTCTTAATGAACTGCTTTTAAGTCCCTACATGTGTCCTGGCTGGTTTGTGACCTAAGAGCACTTGCATTCGGAGCTGAAAGGCTTCAGACTGCATGCCCCTGTTTGAGTTTTAACCTCTGGGTCACTGGAGCTGATTGCTGTTGTGCTGTCAGtcattatatatgtgtgatcTCTCTTTACTTTGCTAGAGACCCTTAGGAGTAGATTGTCACTGTAGCAAGATTAATGACACTCATCTGTTTGCTTTTAAACCATATGCTGTCCGCAGATGATGTAGAGCCTCTGTGTGCTAAAATGATGCTGAGTGCTTAAGTaattagcaaattaaaaatttagccttctttattttttagattgtGAATATACAAGAACTTGCTCACGGCATGTTTTGCTGATGCACTTTCAAACAGGAAATAAGTTACTCACTACGTCCATCACACACAGTAAGACTGTCGATGCTGTGTAACTGAACACTGATGGAAACAAGCACTAGAGCATGTTAATGTCCTCAGAGTATGTGTTCAGCCTTAATCATTAACCTCTGAGGTCACCGTGCCTTACTGCTTCTTAAAATGCCAGGGGCAGGTGCAAGATATTTCAAATATGGGGGAAGACATGGATAGGGTCTTTAGTCCTTCATCATCAGTTATAAAGCTGGATTTTGGTTTCCTGCTTAGAAATGTAGGTACTTGCAGTTGAAGTACCAGAGGGCTTTATGCTAATGGATATATTAGTGAATCCAGCGCATTCAGTAAATTGaataatgcatgaaatgaatgcttttggATGATTAGAATTCATAGGATGCACTTCATGAGATTGCGAGCCTTTGCTGTAATTAAAAGAAGTAATGTGCCCATCGATCCATCACCTCTAATTCTGTTCTGCTATTTAGGCACTTGTGATTTGAGATAGttaacctaaaaatgaaaattctgtcaccctcgtgtcattccacACCTGTAGGATCTTCgctcatcttcagaacacaaattaggatatttttgatgaaaccagAGCGCTTTCTCACCCTGCATAAACAGCAATGCAACGCAACTCGTGTGAACATTCATCAAAAGACtaaaacagaagagaaaaaattgttgattaaagtcattatttttgaaattattctcatagcttcataacattgaaccactgatgtcacatggactattttaatgatgttcgGAACTAACTTTCTAGACTTTAAACATAGTCGTTGTTTAttgagggtcagaaagctctcagatttcatttttgggtgaactatccatttaaaagtaattatgaTGGGCATGAATGAATAGATATGTTATCTTACAGCTGTCGAATTGTTAGAATTtgttagatctttttttttatataaaatacaaaaatgtaatttttttaaataatatatttatatattttagtaatatattctctacataaaatgttttattgttattattaaaagctAAAAGTTATCcatcagaaaaatatataaattatatatatatatatatatatatatatatatatatatatatatatatatatatatatatatatatatatatatatatatattaggacaACAGGAAGTCAGGTGTTCAGAGATTTTAACTTGGTCTCCGATCTCTTTTACAGGAGTCACTATCAGTGTTTTAAACATGGCAGCAGATCTGATCAAAGTCACCGTTCTCGTCCAGCTTCTTGATTTGGTGACAAGCGACAGCATTGACTTCTACAATATCATTCCTGCTGTAGAAggtgagttttttttgttccagtACATTATGTTATTTTGCTCGTTAGCTTTATAGCGGTGCTATAACACATTGGTTATATCTGTGCAGCCACCCCGTACCCCAAGAGCTTCAAGTGCTTCACATGTGAACAGGCCTTAGACAACTACAGCTGTAACCGCTGGGCAGAAGATGTGTGGTGTCCTCAGAGTGAGTTTACCCACCGCTCTCAGATCTTCACAGCTGTCTCTAGCTAGAGttatatgcttttaaatgaataaaatcctgTTTCTTAATTTATAGATACCCAATACTGTATGACGATACACCACTTCAACCATCATGGGAAGACAAAATTTGTTACCAAAAGATGTGCTGTGCGTGAAGAATGCCAGTTAGCTGGCTGCAGacatcacaaaaatacacaccaTGTGAGTATTCACGTGCACATTATTCCACTCAAAACGAAATATCCGTTATGTCAAAATGTGTTATGTCTTGCAGGAGTGCGTGTCTTGCTGTGAAGGGATGGTTTGTAATGTAGAGCTGCCGACCAATCACAGTAACGCAGTGTTCTCCCAGAGACAAACCCACAGCTCAGCAGCTCCCACTTTCAGGATTTGTGCGATCCTGCTGGTCCCAGTTCTCGTGGGACTGCTACCATTGTGATGCTCAATCATAAGAACCTGTTCGGTGATGAACAGCACTGCAAATCATTGAGACAAAGGAGATGCCGTCCACACTGGAATAGTAATACGGTCAGATGAATGCTTTCATTAAGGCCATAGAAATATGCAGGAGAAAGCTAGTGCTCCCATTCATCTCAGTGGCAGGATGTTGCAGGATTCTCTGGAAGAATGTGATTTGCCATCTTTGCTGATGGGCTCACAGATGTTCTCATGACTGATCGGTGACTAATCAGACTGGAGCCGCGGGAAAAATTACATCATGGCTTGGCTGATTGGTTAATGCACCACAAGAAGACAACGAACACTCGCTAGTGACTGTCTGGAGCTGTGATATGTGTCAAATTCACActcttcaaaatcaaaatctacaattatataataaaatatttgtgacTTAGACATTACTTGCTAAGTACTTTAGAAAAAACTATGGAGTGGAAGGGTGAAGGATGCATTTTGCAGCCAAATGGTTTAGTGGCAACTCAACTATGCAAATTAGCAAAACAATATCTTCATTTTTCTGCGAGGAGACGTGCTCGGTCAGCGCTGGAGGAACCGTGTGCGCAGGAAGTTGCTGCGTCAGGACGGTCTGTCAATGGAGTAGTATCGCTTGTGATGACTGCTTACTAATGACTTGCTAAATAGGACAGAGAACCAGACGGGTTGCAAAACAGTATTTAGCAGCTAAAGCAGCAGAATTAACTTGTGCTGCCTCACTGGATTTGTATTGAGCAAATTGAGGCTCACACACTGAGCATTGGAAGTCTCTTTGTGGGATGGTCCTGTGGCTCTGGTCCCAGATTCTGTCACACAGGCCAGGCACAGCAATGAGAAGACGCGGGATGTGTTGTTCTAGTTTTCTAAACGGTGTGAATGTCTCTAAAAGAGATCTGGATTGCTGCATAAATTACCATGGACCGGTATAATGTAAAAGCActgattaattaattgcaattgcaagtgtattttgaattattatggCTTGACTATTGCAAATGCTGTCATTTTATACTGCCCCAAccaatagaaataaatatgcgACCATATTTAACTAATCCCAAGTTAACTATGCACAAGTATTCTACATATGTTTAATTATTCTGCTACTAAAATTTACCTTACAActggcattaaataaaaaatcactctcatctattttctaaatatattttatttatcgtATTGCGAATGATTcgtgtttactttttatttttactcaaaatGTCAGAAATTGCACCATGACCTACAACCTAATGCAAGTTTACATTGAGCTGATTTGTCTCCATCCAATCAAGAACTGATCCAAATCATACATCTTTGATAATTTCcctcaaaatcaaaatacagagaaaagatctttcacaaatttaatttgtcatcagaactttaaatatgtacatttttgtgtaaatgtttatatattttttgcaaatgcaaattaTGTTCATTGTtacattaccaaaaaaaaaaaaaaaaaaaaaaatatatatatatatatatatatatatatatatatatatatatatatatatatatatatatatatatatatatatataaaaagaataataaaactttGTTTTAGAACAGTTTCAGACGTTAATATACAAACCTTACAGCCCGGCTTTGTTCCTTCCCATGAAGTAAGTTATGATAAATAGTCTTGTTTACGTTCATTGGGTTGATTGAGTGCGTAAACGGTTTCTCATCTCTTTAATCTATAACACACCGCTGTGCTTTTTGTATATAAGCAGCAGGGCTACGTTTTTAAAATTCCTTCCACGCTGATCTGAGAGCAGTTTCTGTCTTTTCACATGAGAATGCCCAGGTTTAAATTTAGAGGAGGGAGCTGAACCTCAAACAGCACAAAAGAGCAACTTCCCCcccagagctctgagaacaataaaaacattcccAAGAGGATCTCGGTGTGGGACACAAAGACGTGGACCATTAATATCATTGCTGTCTGGAATAatgagggtttttttctctctaaaccAAACATGACATATGGTTCTTCCTCTAAAATTGTTTCAGAGGAAATGAGATTTGGTCTCTGTGTAGCTGCTTCACTGACTTATGAAGTtaaagtgtctgtgtgtgtgtgtgtgtgtgtgtgtgttcctgctcTGCTGACTGTCTCGACGTGTGTGCTGTTTGCTCTGGCTGCTGGCTGTCTTTGTTCTGGTTTTATTAGGCGTGGAGTTGGAGTCTGTCACTTTCAGGCTTTGGAGGGTCGTTTATCTCCCATTGAGAAAAACAGTATCAGTGCTGCTACTCTCATCTGCGCCACCGGTGTCTTTAGTATTCAGATCCCAGCCTGTTCAGATGAGGAGACAGAAAGCTCTTATCCATGCACATGCATTACTGTGAGAACGTTAGCCAACCAAATGacactgtaattaattaaaacttgaACAGTATGCTTTATTGTACAATGGAATCCAAAGGTTAGCATTACATATCTAATTGAATCctgggaaaaataaatagaatgttAAAGCTAAAAAGAATAATAGCCTAAagacttaatattaaaatatttaaaaatatttaaatgtcatcaaTGTTGATCATGTGAACCCCTAAAAACTTTAATACAGATTTTTCCATTGTAgcgcaagattttttttaattctcacgCTGGAGAACATTATCATCAAGTGTTTTAGAAATcccaaatatctttttttaataaacaaatactaataaattgtaaaattcaTACAATTTTTCTAAAACTCCATTTAGAATCTAAATTATTATAGCTATACTagctatttttaaagattattttctcatttatatacatgttCACTCATATTTGTTTCTGACGATATCATTTAAGGaaataatttatgcaaaaaaaagatacaCTGTATAACACGCATTAATACGATACGGCTTTGTAAGGATCTTTACTATTTAGACTGGTGGTAATAAATCCAGTTAACGTTTTCTAAAATTTCCCTGCAATAAAATGCCAGCATACTTTTTAAGTGGATACTGGACTCATTGGAAAGTCCCCTCATGCATCCTtattatttaaaggaaaattGCTGTGATTTAATTGATGATTTATTGGATTATCCGGTGATGCATTTGTAATAAGAGGCAAACTTTTATGTCCTAAAAGTAGTACAAAAGCAACATTCATTTACTGAGTGGCAATTGATTCTCTCAAACAAAGAACAACCTTCATTCCTGCTCTTGTTTTTATGGTGGCGCCATGTAAATTTGTGTTTCATTGAAGTCTGGTGATTGATGATGTCTCCTCACAGATATCTTCAATAACGGTGTTCTTCTTGTTAAGGAAGTGACCTGCGATCGGCTTCACATACATCTTtagcaaatgaaataaaagcaatcaATAACACCTTATCTAAAGAATAGGGACCTTTCCTAATCTTCATactgatgttttaatttaataatgcatctatctgcctttttttcagtttgacgTAAACTACTTGGCAGCTACTCGACGTCTTTAGATGTTTAGAATTAATTTGTTGggaaaaaacacatgaaaatgCAATGGGAAAAACCTTTCCCTACCACAAGGGCTCTTGACGAACAAGAAATGTACTTTGAACACAAATACCCTCTTTGGTCAACCTTTCTCTGTTAATCCCAACACAGCACTGGCCGCATTTGATCACTGGATCGGGTTTGTCCTGTTATCCGAATGAGTCACCCGGCTGTATTGTCTGCTTGTGTATATGCTCTGTGACGGCCAGCCGGGCTTAACATTCCACTGCAGGGCCAGAGATCACTGCACTAATTGGCAGCCGGCAGTGTTTCCAGAGGGATTTTGTTCTCCATGAGGATCTGACCTCTCTGAAACCTGGTTTAACCAGACCACAAAAACAGCTCTGTACCCTCGGTGCCACTTAGCCATTGGACAATAAAAATGCCAATGAGCGAGAAGTTCTGCTGATGGGTTGCAGAGCAGTGGACCTCATTGTTTATGATTTGGAGACATTGATGGGCCTGTAAATGAACAATGCAGACTACAgtgaaactgtaaaaataaatgctataaaaaaggggtgtttttgcagtgatgccAAGCCACAGAGCAATCGTTTTTGGTTCCCCAGAGAagctttcagtgaacagttctttAACAACTTTGAAgaacatcttttaaaaatctaaaaaatctttttccactataaaaaaaaaaatctgcatttgaaATGGATATTCAAGGTTTGTCTTGGAACCACCactgccaataaagaacctttatttttctGACAAAGTAGGACTGACTCATGTTTTAAACTATGGTATAACctgagaaaacaaatgaaagttCATACAAAAACCAGAACCTGGTCTAAAAGTAGAGACTGAACTCTGCTACCATGTTGACGTGCAGCTGACAGGAGAGGACAGGTGTATCTCGCTCTGTGATCTTTAAGCACATGTTAAGCGCAGTTTCTGTGAAGTCTGAAGACTTGCTGAGATCTTACACCCCCTGTGTTGCCAACAAACCTTTCAACATGAAGAAGAAATAACTTGGGGCTGATGGAAAGTACATACTTGGCCCCTGTTGACCCTCTCTCACCAAACATTTAAGGACCAGAAATAGAATTCAGCTAAACTTTCTGATATCCCTACCACATTAAAAGGTATTTAAGGGGTTAGTTCGGCCAGAAATAAAATTGTTAGCTAAGAGGTCACTAATCACTATTGCTTTTCTGACTCAGTTTGACCTTTTTTTCTAGAACATTactcatttattagtgctaattaatcacttattaatgccttatgctacatgaccttattctacatccctaatcctagccgatacctaaacttaacaaccaccTTACTAACTActaatgagcagcaaattaagaattcgtagttaatagttaacaagtgatGAACCAATGCTTTGACCAACAAAAACCACCTAAAGCAAATGTCTTGAGATATGACTGTTGATGAAAGCAGAACAAAAAGCAGTGACACAAATCATTAGAAGTAGGAATGCAGAATTGCCACCATTTCATCTCTAAATCCTCTTTTGCAGATGGGCATTTATCCCGTTCTGTAGTAATGACTGACATGTTGTGAGAAAGGATCGGTGTTCCTTGAAGAGACCAGAACGGATGATTGAAGTTTGCTGGAGGCAGTCATGCCTTCTCCACTGTCCCCGTAGTGCACATCATCAAAGCCAACCCGTTCATTCACTTTGAGATGATTATGTGCCTCTCGCATGCCAACCAAATCAACTAGACGCCTGGTGACAGGTAAGAGGACATACCAGGTGTGTTATTCCCTTctggaggtaaaaaaaaaaatgactgtgatGTGTAATAGGCAATGTGTTTTTGACTTTGGCACATGGGCAAGTGATGTCATGGGTGTTATTTGCTTTTGATAAGTAGGTTTTCTGGTATGAAAAATTCTCAACACGGCTACAAGTGAGATGTTCCTCAGAGAGCATGCAGGCCCGTATAGACCGCTGGAATGGGTTTGCAGCTGTACAGCCTGAGGCACAAATGACAATGGCAGTTTAATCTGTTTCTTACCTTCTCCTTTGTGTTTATAGCAGCTCTATTTTCAGACGGGTTTGTGGAATGTAGAAGTTCTAGAGCAAATCCTAGATTTATTTATGTGAGCATACTAAAgagagtattaaaatattagtctCAGAGCTTTTCCCTAGAGCAGGACCTCGCATAATACCACATGTTCAATTAATTCTGTTACCGTTTAAAATTGTCACAGCTGCCATAAAGAGATTATCcaccttattttaaaaaagtatgagGTTATTTGTAACTTTAATGTGCGAGGCTTCCACTGTCATTTGCTGTGCTGGATGATTATGGTATTTGGTATGGTAACTggtatatttatcattttattattgtaatcatAAACACATATGGTGACCATAGACAACAAAACCAGCAGTAAGTTACACAGGTATAATTGTAACAAAagccaaaaatacttttttgtgggtcaaaatgataaattTTTTCCTGACAAAAACGGAAATATTATAgacatttagtaaatatttttgattagtaatatgcattgctattGTTATATCCtaagaaaatacataaatggaaaatatatttattcacttCTCAGTTGACGCgcaaatctcaatttcaaaaatgttacCCTTTTAGGGTTGCATAACATTTAGCCTTTTCACATAAAATAGCATATTGCAAGTTGCAAAATAAGACGGACGAAAGGTCAGACTTTGCATTTGACGACCAGTATGAGATTCAATACGATGTGCCTCGCGCATGCAAATTCTATATGCTTTTGTCGATATACGTTACGATGCCGAAAAGCACGCCAAGAATCGAAACTGAACTTTTTGCCTTCGTTCTGCTTCTCCGATGTCTTTGTGAACTCCTCTTGCTCTTGCTATTCACTGTTCATTTCAACCCGTAGTAAAATTATCCTTATCTCGTGGCTCTGCATACCAGCGAGACCCTGCACCTCCATTACATGAAATCTGACCCCACAGGAGGAGGTTGTAATTATGGCTGAATGGCTGATTTTAGATTTAAACTTCAAGCGGAATCCAGTCATGCACAAAATTTGTACATGGATGCTCTTTTCTTCATCCCGTCAGGCTTTTCCAGTGCTATCTGACATGCTGTGTGGACACCGTCTCCGCCTGTCAGATGGGCAACTCATGTGTGGAGATGGAGGagaaaattgtcttttttttttatcacagagCAAACTCTGAACACCTATTTGGGTCCGTGTATCAAACTTGATTTTGGTATTGTGTCCTATTGTACTTTGAGATGAGTAAAGCACGTGAAAACACTGTATTTACACGGCTGATCTCACCTCATGATCTGCTCCTGCCATCAATCTCTCTGCGCTTCCCTAAAACGGCAGACTGCTGTCGAAATCCGCTTGCTACAAATCAAACTCTCATCCTGTGCGAAGATTCTCTGCTTTGAAGTCGATCTTTAGACACAGGCTTCTAAGTATCTACGATGGATTTATTCACACTTCAACTTAATGTTTTTCCAG containing:
- the lypd6b gene encoding ly6/PLAUR domain-containing protein 6B, with protein sequence MAADLIKVTVLVQLLDLVTSDSIDFYNIIPAVEATPYPKSFKCFTCEQALDNYSCNRWAEDVWCPQNTQYCMTIHHFNHHGKTKFVTKRCAVREECQLAGCRHHKNTHHECVSCCEGMVCNVELPTNHSNAVFSQRQTHSSAAPTFRICAILLVPVLVGLLPL